In Trichoderma atroviride chromosome 2, complete sequence, one DNA window encodes the following:
- a CDS encoding uncharacterized protein (EggNog:ENOG41), with protein MDFDKLSITDRKIIVGIDFGTTYSGVAWAETQRPDRRTAITTWPINKTTREGESSDKVPTKLRYAPDGTQWGFSIPITAPQDEVIEWFKLDLDPSLKNIGVAVANDGARGGRDAEKLVADYLNALTEHLLYTLREKLGESVVKNTPLEFVVTVPAIWSDLAKDKTKKACQQAVQNLPLAAGSSKTHIHLVSEPEAAAIYALHGLDPHGLKVGETVVVVDAGGGTVDLISYTITGLRPILQVQEAAPGSGALCGSTFLNMRFAKFLKAKLGKEDGFDDEILAEAMEVFEKKVKRQFTLAAPPDETYTIPVGGLANNRALGINRGRYALKASDLNTIFEPVVLEVIKLVKDQITVSNVPIRAVLLVGGFGASNYLKERLRNAVDKSIQIMQPPNAWQAVVQGAVMKGLANSAPESLTLVKVQNRKARKHYGTEWRTKFDDRVHGHIADKKSWSGMEGYYKVNAMEWFIRKGDAVSENEPYVTSFVWTGLVAHGRIRKMRMTIYCDQTSEEAPIDRNANVQVLAHVEADVSHIPEHLLNRRQGKDGQMYYDLSCKIEAVYLSASTTYTLLYNNQRYDTVTCEYV; from the exons aTGGATTTTGATAAGCTCTCCATCACTGATCGCAAGATCATCGTCGGCATCGATTTTGGCACCACCTACTCCGGTGTCGCTTGGGCAGAGACACAGCGGCCAGACAGACGGACAGCCATCACCACATGGCCCATCAACAAGACAACCCGCGAGGGCGAGTCTTCAGACAAGGTGCCTACTAAGCTTCGTTATGCCCCGGATGGTACTCAGTGGGGGTTTTCCATCCCCATCACCGCTCCTCAGGATGAAGTGATCGAATGGTTCAAGCT CGACTTGGATCCGTCTCTGAAAAACATTGGTGTGGCCGTTGCCAATGATGGTGCTCGTGGAGGCAGAGATGCCGAGAAGCTTGTTGCTGACTATCTGAATGCTCTCACCGAGCATCTCCTCTACACGCTGCGCGAGAAGCTCGGCGAGAGCGTCGTCAAGAACACTCCACTCGAGTTTGTTGTCACGGTACCAGCCATCTGGAGCGATCTTGCCAAGGATAAAACCAAAAAGGCATGTCAACAGGCCGTTCAAAACCTCCCCTTAGCGGCCGGCTCGTCCAAGACCCATATCCACCTCGTCTCCGAGcccgaagctgctgccatctACGCCCTTCATGGACTGGATCCTCATGGCCTCAAGGTTGGCGAGACTGtggttgttgttgatgccggTGGTGGCACGGTTGATCTCATTTCCTACACCATTACCGGGCTGAGGCCTATTCTTCAGGTCCAGGAGGCTGCCCCTGGCTCTGGCGCCCTTTGCGGCTCGACTTTCCTCAACATGCGCTTTGCCAAATttctcaaggccaagctgggcaaggAAGATGGCTTCGACGATGAAATTCTCGCCGAAGCCATGGAAGTCTTTGAAAAGAAGGTCAAGCGTCAGTTTACCCTCGCCGCTCCTCCAGATGAGACGTACACCATCCCCGTTGGCGGCCTAGCCAACAACAGGGCCCTCGGAATCAACCGCGGACGATATGCGCTCAAGGCCTCTGACCTGAACACGATATTTGAGCCTGTCGTCCTCGAGGTCATCAAGCTAGTCAAGGATCAGATCACTGTTAGCAACGTGCCTATCCGCGCTGTGCTTTTGGTTGGTGGTTTTGGCGCCTCCAATTATCTCAAGGAGCGTCTGAGAAATGCTGTGGACAAATCCATCCAGATCATGCAGCCTCCCAATGCCTGGCAAGCCGTTGTTCAGGGTGCTGTGATGAAGGGCCTCGCTAACAGCGCGCCCGAGTCTCTCACATTGGTCAAGGTGCAGAACCGCAAGGCGAGGAAGCACTATGGCACGGAGTGGCGCACCAAGTTCGACGACAGGGTTCATGGTCATATAGCTgacaagaagagctggagcgGCATGGAAGGGTATTACAAGGTAAACGCCATGGAGTGGTTTATCCGCAAG GGCGATGCCGTCTCCGAGAACGAGCCTTACGTCACATCCTTTGTCTGGACAGGCCTCGTGGCACACGGCCGTATCCGCAAGATGCGTATGACCATCTACTGCGACCAAACCTCCGAGGAAGCCCCCATCGACAGAAACGCAAATGTTCAAGTCTTGGCACATGTCGAGGCCGATGTGAGCCACATCCCTGAGCATCTGCTCAATCGTCGACAGGGTAAAGATGGCCAGATGTACTATGACCTCAGCTGCAAAATTGAGGCGGTGTATCTCTCTGCCTCGACTACGTACACGCTCTTGTACAATA ATCAGCGATACGATACAGTTACTTGCGAATATGTCTAA